The Acinetobacter pittii genome contains a region encoding:
- the fumC gene encoding class II fumarate hydratase, whose product MQTRIEHDTMGEIEVPNEALWGAQTQRSLQNFKIGQERLPRAMIRAMGLVKKAAAITNAELEQLPQDLSQYIVGAAEEVIDGKWDSQFPLVVWQTGSGTQSNMNCNEVIANIANQKLGQALGAQKPVHPNDHVNRAQSTNDSFPTAIHVAASLQINELLIPAVEQLKATLQKKSDEFQDIVKIGRTHLQDATPLTLGQEFSGYVSQLEHGLVRLQQALTGLYELPLGGTAVGTGLNAHPNYAVKAAAQLALLTGLPFVTAPNKFEALAGRDAAVFASGALKTLAVSLNKIANDIRWLASGPRCGFGEIRIPENEPGSSIMPGKVNPTQSEAMTMVVAQVLGNDTTINVAGASGNFELNVFMPVIAYNLLQSIQLLGDACNSFNDHCAVGIEPNRDKIDHFLHNSLMLVTALNPVIGYENSAKVAKTAYKENKTLKQVAVELGLVTAEQFDEVVKPEKMVSPNSK is encoded by the coding sequence ATGCAAACACGAATTGAACATGACACGATGGGTGAGATTGAAGTTCCAAATGAAGCATTGTGGGGAGCACAGACTCAACGCAGCTTACAGAACTTTAAAATTGGGCAAGAACGATTACCTCGTGCCATGATTCGAGCAATGGGTTTGGTCAAAAAGGCTGCTGCAATAACCAATGCTGAACTTGAACAATTACCGCAAGACTTGAGCCAATATATTGTGGGTGCAGCTGAAGAAGTCATTGATGGCAAGTGGGATTCACAGTTTCCTTTAGTTGTCTGGCAAACGGGTTCTGGTACGCAAAGTAATATGAACTGTAATGAAGTGATTGCCAATATTGCGAACCAGAAATTAGGGCAAGCCTTAGGGGCTCAAAAGCCAGTACATCCAAACGATCATGTCAATCGTGCTCAATCAACAAACGACTCATTTCCAACGGCCATTCACGTGGCAGCAAGTTTGCAAATTAATGAATTACTGATCCCTGCGGTCGAGCAACTTAAAGCGACTTTGCAAAAAAAATCTGATGAGTTCCAAGATATTGTCAAAATTGGCCGTACTCATTTGCAAGATGCCACGCCATTAACTTTAGGCCAAGAGTTTAGTGGCTATGTTTCTCAGCTTGAGCATGGATTGGTTCGATTACAACAGGCTTTAACTGGTTTATATGAATTGCCATTGGGTGGAACTGCTGTAGGGACTGGGTTAAATGCACATCCTAACTATGCAGTAAAAGCAGCCGCACAGCTTGCTCTACTTACAGGTTTACCTTTTGTAACTGCACCCAATAAATTTGAAGCTCTAGCAGGACGGGACGCCGCTGTTTTTGCATCAGGTGCATTAAAAACGTTGGCTGTAAGCTTAAACAAAATTGCGAATGATATTCGTTGGTTGGCAAGTGGTCCACGTTGTGGTTTTGGTGAAATCCGTATTCCAGAAAATGAACCTGGTTCAAGCATTATGCCGGGGAAAGTAAACCCAACACAAAGTGAAGCAATGACCATGGTGGTTGCACAAGTGCTTGGCAATGACACAACCATTAATGTGGCTGGTGCCTCAGGTAACTTTGAGTTAAACGTATTTATGCCTGTAATTGCTTATAACTTATTGCAATCTATTCAATTGCTTGGGGACGCTTGTAATAGCTTTAACGACCATTGTGCAGTAGGAATTGAGCCTAATCGCGATAAGATTGACCACTTCTTACATAACTCTCTCATGTTGGTCACAGCGTTAAATCCGGTAATTGGCTATGAAAATTCTGCAAAAGTTGCAAAGACTGCTTATAAAGAAAATAAAACGTTGAAGCAGGTCGCTGTTGAGCTTGGTTTGGTTACAGCGGAACAATTTGACGAAGTAGTTAAACCTGAAAAGATGGTTTCACCAAATAGTAAGTAA
- a CDS encoding PLP-dependent aminotransferase family protein: protein MNQNKTKIEIVISEIEQQIKNRSLMPGARLPSVRKLANELGFSVSTIVEAYERLIALGKIESRTGSGFYIVGPLAPLALSELGPKLDRSVDPLWISRQSLEAKADVFKPGCGWLPDDWMPLDSIRKALRSAARSPDDCLMGYSTPLGLPALRGLLARRAQAKGINANLNQVLLTDSGTQAIDLVCRFLLKPDDVVLIDDPCYFNFHALLKVHQVKVIGIPYTPTGPDLEAFKEAIETYNPRLYITNSGIHNPTGATLSLSTAHQLLKLIEQSNLIVVEDDIFSDFEYNAAPRLAALDNLSRVIFIGSFSKTLSASIRCGYIIAKPKWIDQLTDLKIATSFSHNGVSAEVLLSALTDGSYRKHIELLKVRLAKAMHDTITQLEPLGIKPWIKPQAGIFVWCHLPKGVEASEIAKYCINHQVILAPGNAFSQASNAGQFIRFNVTQSNHDHIYKTLADAIQQESS from the coding sequence GTGAACCAGAACAAAACCAAAATTGAAATTGTCATTTCAGAGATTGAGCAACAAATAAAAAATCGGTCTTTAATGCCTGGAGCACGCTTGCCTTCTGTTCGCAAATTGGCGAATGAGCTTGGCTTTTCTGTCTCAACCATCGTAGAAGCATATGAAAGATTAATTGCTTTAGGCAAAATCGAGTCAAGAACTGGATCTGGTTTTTATATTGTTGGTCCGCTCGCACCTTTAGCTTTAAGTGAATTAGGTCCTAAATTAGATCGCTCAGTCGATCCATTATGGATTTCACGTCAATCTTTAGAAGCAAAAGCAGATGTTTTTAAACCCGGCTGCGGTTGGCTACCTGATGATTGGATGCCATTAGACAGTATTCGTAAAGCATTAAGGTCGGCCGCAAGAAGCCCAGATGATTGTTTGATGGGTTATTCAACGCCATTAGGATTACCCGCTCTACGTGGTTTACTGGCAAGACGCGCTCAAGCAAAAGGTATCAATGCAAATCTTAATCAAGTACTTTTAACAGACTCAGGAACTCAAGCGATTGATTTAGTATGCCGATTTTTACTAAAGCCCGATGATGTCGTTCTCATTGATGATCCTTGTTATTTTAACTTTCATGCATTACTTAAAGTTCATCAAGTCAAAGTTATTGGTATTCCCTACACACCAACAGGTCCTGACTTAGAGGCATTTAAAGAAGCAATTGAGACTTACAACCCACGTCTTTATATCACCAACTCAGGAATTCACAATCCAACTGGAGCGACACTGTCTCTTTCTACAGCACATCAACTATTAAAACTGATTGAACAATCCAATTTGATTGTCGTTGAAGATGATATTTTTTCAGATTTTGAATATAACGCCGCTCCTCGACTTGCAGCTTTGGATAATCTTTCACGTGTAATCTTTATTGGAAGTTTTTCTAAAACGTTATCAGCATCTATTCGTTGTGGCTATATTATCGCTAAACCAAAATGGATTGATCAGCTCACTGACCTGAAAATTGCCACAAGCTTTTCTCACAATGGCGTATCAGCTGAAGTTTTATTAAGTGCTTTAACAGATGGGTCTTATCGTAAACATATAGAATTATTAAAGGTCCGATTAGCAAAAGCAATGCACGATACCATTACTCAGTTAGAACCTTTGGGTATAAAACCATGGATTAAGCCTCAAGCGGGAATTTTTGTTTGGTGTCATTTGCCAAAGGGAGTTGAAGCTTCAGAAATTGCAAAATATTGTATTAATCATCAGGTTATTCTTGCACCAGGAAACGCGTTTAGCCAAGCTTCCAATGCTGGCCAATTCATACGCTTTAATGTAACACAGTCAAATCATGACCATATCTATAAGACTCTAGCTGATGCGATTCAACAGGAGTCTTCGTAA
- a CDS encoding DsrH like protein, which translates to MNPSTLYLVQSSYHATPKIIDELSHLFQAGDQIVFMGDSVAQLSTEMIRSFESVSCLSIEKDLLDTGTLAQINVLDYDQFTDLILTFNRCISLK; encoded by the coding sequence ATGAATCCATCAACTCTTTATCTTGTGCAATCTTCTTACCACGCTACGCCTAAGATTATTGATGAGTTAAGTCATCTTTTTCAGGCAGGTGACCAGATTGTTTTTATGGGTGATTCTGTTGCACAGCTTTCTACTGAAATGATTCGATCATTTGAATCTGTTTCATGTTTAAGCATCGAAAAAGACTTACTTGATACAGGTACTTTAGCTCAGATTAATGTATTAGATTATGATCAATTTACGGATCTGATTTTGACGTTTAATCGCTGTATTTCTCTTAAATAA
- a CDS encoding alpha/beta fold hydrolase, which produces MNQKPLSVVLIPGYMLDESLWNEVINEVPKEWNISRATLEEGQTIKEIAQNIAKNAPESFVLIGFSLGGYIARSIVEQFPEKVKALVLIASSLRSDTEEQKSQKLTAIKLNSGKNFHGLSSISIEKTLHPSNVQNRALVKRIQEMGKTLGYEEFVKQSMLDRNSYDMSKITCPTLIISGAEDQLRSKEEAIELLDQLPHAKLEIIKNTGHMIPIEQPKTLVSVISTWLSTYHL; this is translated from the coding sequence ATGAATCAAAAGCCACTTTCAGTTGTTTTAATTCCTGGTTATATGCTTGACGAATCTCTGTGGAATGAAGTCATAAATGAGGTGCCTAAAGAGTGGAATATATCTCGAGCTACTTTAGAAGAAGGGCAAACAATCAAAGAGATTGCTCAGAATATTGCTAAAAATGCGCCTGAGAGCTTTGTACTAATTGGATTCTCACTTGGAGGATACATTGCGAGATCTATAGTGGAGCAATTTCCTGAAAAAGTTAAGGCACTTGTTTTAATAGCATCTTCATTACGTTCAGATACAGAAGAGCAGAAAAGTCAAAAGTTAACGGCGATTAAGCTTAACTCGGGGAAAAATTTCCATGGACTAAGTTCAATATCGATTGAAAAAACACTTCATCCATCGAATGTTCAGAATCGTGCTCTCGTAAAAAGAATCCAAGAGATGGGCAAGACTCTAGGTTACGAAGAGTTCGTTAAACAATCTATGTTAGATAGAAATTCTTATGATATGAGTAAGATCACATGCCCAACTTTAATTATTTCTGGTGCAGAGGACCAGCTGCGTTCTAAGGAAGAGGCGATAGAATTATTAGATCAGTTGCCACATGCAAAGCTTGAGATAATTAAAAATACGGGCCATATGATTCCGATTGAGCAGCCGAAGACATTGGTTTCAGTGATTTCAACTTGGTTAAGTACTTATCATTTATGA
- a CDS encoding DMT family transporter, translating into MNRFMNGWVNGFIGVAIFAGSLPATRVAVMGFEPGFLTAARAAIAGILGLILILVLKQKKPAKQDWWPLAIVALGVVIGFPLFTALALQYMNAAHSIVFVSLLPLATAIFAVLRGGEKPNQFFWIFAILGSAVVFAYMFFISGDTSLGIGDFYMLMAIILCGFGYAEGGVLSRKIGGWQVICWALILSLPFMLFLTIFYMPVSFQSVSPSALVGLIYVSLFSMLIGFFFWYKGLAQGGIAAISQLQLLQPLMGLGIAAALLHEQVSWSMLVVTAATILCVAAAKKFT; encoded by the coding sequence ATGAATAGGTTTATGAATGGCTGGGTGAATGGTTTTATTGGCGTGGCTATTTTTGCGGGATCACTACCAGCAACACGCGTAGCCGTAATGGGGTTCGAACCGGGTTTTCTAACTGCGGCCCGTGCGGCAATTGCAGGTATTTTAGGTCTTATTCTTATTTTGGTTTTAAAACAAAAAAAACCAGCCAAGCAAGATTGGTGGCCTCTTGCCATCGTTGCTTTAGGCGTGGTGATAGGTTTTCCACTATTTACAGCGCTTGCTCTCCAATACATGAATGCGGCTCATTCAATCGTTTTTGTTAGTCTTTTGCCGCTTGCAACTGCAATATTTGCTGTGTTGAGAGGCGGAGAAAAACCTAATCAATTTTTCTGGATATTTGCAATCTTGGGGAGCGCGGTTGTATTTGCTTATATGTTCTTCATCTCTGGTGATACCTCACTTGGGATAGGAGACTTTTATATGTTAATGGCGATTATTTTATGTGGTTTTGGCTATGCAGAAGGCGGTGTACTTTCAAGAAAAATAGGAGGGTGGCAGGTCATTTGTTGGGCGCTAATTTTGTCACTACCTTTTATGCTGTTTCTGACTATTTTTTATATGCCGGTTTCATTCCAAAGTGTGTCTCCATCAGCTCTAGTCGGTCTTATTTATGTGTCTTTATTTAGTATGCTGATTGGTTTTTTCTTTTGGTACAAAGGACTTGCACAAGGAGGAATTGCTGCGATTAGCCAACTACAACTTTTACAACCTTTAATGGGATTAGGAATTGCTGCGGCCTTGTTACATGAGCAGGTAAGTTGGTCAATGTTGGTGGTTACAGCAGCAACGATTTTATGCGTCGCTGCTGCCAAAAAATTTACTTAA
- the galE gene encoding UDP-glucose 4-epimerase GalE gives MILVTGGLGFIGSHIALSLMAQGQEVVIVDNLANSTLQTLERLEFISGMYVPFVKLDVRNTPALNKVFEQYSIDAVIHTAGFKSIEESNLKPLEYYNDNVSCIMSLLRAMQRTGVRHFIHLSSLAAYGKSGLQLSETEEFNYAYPNPYIKSQQMIEEIIRDTYKIDHEWKIAILRLSNIVGAFEHGVLGEYVAQLPKNIVPLAMQVAAMQRDLIELQDQAETSDHTTERSFLHVLDLCEAVSASLHWLRDQTHCCEAFNIAHDQVHSIRQLLDEISQVTQAEIPTQTAIYKHVELDQVGANIEKAKTLLQWAPKRPLKQMIEDEWRFYQNTLNGR, from the coding sequence ATGATTTTAGTGACAGGTGGTTTAGGCTTTATCGGTTCACACATTGCGTTGAGTCTTATGGCTCAAGGGCAAGAAGTGGTAATCGTCGATAATTTGGCTAATTCGACCTTGCAAACGCTTGAACGGCTAGAGTTTATTTCTGGTATGTACGTTCCATTTGTTAAACTTGATGTACGTAATACACCCGCATTGAATAAGGTTTTCGAGCAATATTCAATTGATGCGGTTATTCATACTGCCGGGTTTAAATCAATTGAAGAATCTAACCTTAAACCTCTTGAATATTATAATGATAATGTTAGTTGCATCATGAGTTTACTACGCGCAATGCAACGTACAGGTGTTCGTCACTTTATTCATCTGTCTAGCCTTGCAGCTTATGGTAAATCTGGACTGCAATTAAGTGAAACAGAAGAATTTAATTACGCTTATCCTAATCCCTACATTAAGTCTCAACAGATGATTGAAGAAATTATCCGTGATACTTATAAAATTGATCATGAGTGGAAAATTGCAATCTTGCGCTTATCTAATATTGTAGGTGCATTTGAACATGGCGTGTTAGGTGAGTATGTCGCTCAGCTCCCTAAAAATATCGTGCCGCTCGCGATGCAAGTCGCAGCAATGCAGCGTGATTTGATTGAATTACAAGATCAAGCTGAAACATCAGATCATACGACTGAACGCAGTTTTCTCCATGTTTTAGATTTGTGCGAGGCGGTGAGTGCGAGTTTACATTGGCTGCGTGATCAAACACATTGTTGCGAAGCATTTAATATTGCCCATGATCAAGTTCATTCAATTCGTCAATTACTCGATGAAATTTCACAAGTCACTCAAGCTGAGATTCCAACACAAACAGCAATTTATAAGCATGTTGAGTTGGATCAAGTTGGAGCTAATATTGAAAAAGCCAAAACATTACTGCAATGGGCACCAAAACGCCCATTAAAACAAATGATCGAAGATGAATGGCGCTTTTATCAAAATACATTAAATGGAAGATAA
- the moeA gene encoding molybdopterin molybdotransferase MoeA, translating to MTGCGAERGLISVDEAIGLISNRPKKLGSIQQPLQNSLSRYLAKEIYSEINLPSFSQSAVDGYALCCHAEDLNNQKFQITGEIRAGSESHNILSEGQAIRIFTGGKIPEGTTHVARQEVVSVVSPQEICLTEYIRPQADIRFTGEEIQQGQLLAQVGQFLNIGSLAALSMAGVQTVEVYRAPKVAVLITGDEVAETAEDLAEGKIFDANGPLLKAWFEDYGLEIELIHVVDEAEQVTYYFNQLKDSHDVIITTGGVSVGDYDFVRPCAFETGFEQIFWKVKQKPGKPLFFAEYSHTGKDHRCYLLGLPGNPAAVYVSMQVYGKALLDTLQGNQAGPEWFSAILDHDLKEDARERFLRMHAYFDNGQLKVKSLAKQQSHMLSNLMQANCLVRIPASVKLEAGHILKGVFISN from the coding sequence ATGACTGGTTGTGGTGCAGAACGTGGATTGATTAGCGTAGACGAAGCAATTGGACTGATTAGTAACCGACCTAAAAAATTAGGTTCAATTCAGCAACCTCTTCAAAATAGCCTAAGTAGGTATCTTGCTAAAGAAATTTATTCAGAAATTAATTTGCCAAGCTTCTCTCAAAGTGCTGTGGATGGCTATGCACTTTGTTGTCATGCCGAAGATTTAAATAATCAAAAGTTTCAGATTACTGGCGAGATTCGTGCTGGAAGCGAAAGTCATAACATTTTGAGTGAAGGTCAAGCAATTCGTATATTTACAGGCGGCAAAATTCCTGAAGGGACAACGCATGTAGCACGGCAAGAAGTCGTATCGGTTGTTTCGCCACAAGAGATTTGTTTAACGGAGTATATACGCCCTCAAGCTGATATTCGTTTTACTGGCGAAGAAATCCAGCAAGGGCAGTTACTTGCGCAAGTTGGACAATTTTTGAATATTGGAAGTTTGGCTGCCTTAAGTATGGCGGGAGTGCAAACCGTTGAAGTCTATCGTGCGCCGAAAGTAGCTGTTTTGATCACGGGTGATGAAGTTGCCGAAACAGCAGAAGATCTTGCTGAAGGTAAAATCTTTGATGCAAATGGACCATTACTAAAAGCTTGGTTTGAAGATTACGGTTTAGAGATTGAACTCATTCATGTGGTAGATGAAGCGGAGCAAGTCACGTATTACTTTAATCAGTTAAAAGATAGTCATGATGTCATCATAACCACAGGCGGAGTGTCAGTAGGTGATTATGACTTTGTTCGACCATGCGCTTTTGAGACGGGCTTTGAACAGATCTTTTGGAAAGTAAAACAAAAGCCGGGTAAGCCACTCTTTTTTGCTGAATATTCTCACACTGGAAAAGATCACCGTTGTTATTTGCTTGGGTTACCGGGTAATCCGGCTGCGGTCTATGTCTCTATGCAGGTTTACGGTAAAGCATTGCTTGACACTTTGCAGGGAAATCAAGCAGGGCCAGAATGGTTTAGTGCAATTTTAGATCATGATTTAAAAGAAGATGCGCGTGAACGTTTTCTAAGAATGCATGCTTATTTTGACAATGGACAACTTAAAGTTAAAAGTCTGGCAAAACAGCAATCACACATGCTCAGTAATTTAATGCAGGCCAATTGTCTGGTGCGAATTCCGGCAAGTGTGAAACTAGAAGCAGGTCATATTTTGAAGGGCGTATTTATTTCAAATTAA
- a CDS encoding winged helix-turn-helix transcriptional regulator has protein sequence MKWDDIGDQPCSVARMLSVIGDRWTMLILRNAFMGIRRFDDFQKSLGVTRHVLSDRLKRLVEYEILVKAPYFDRQERFEYKLTDKGFELYPIILSMANWADKWMDQGLGKPLEYRHKTCGHKFEPVMVCSVCREPLHAKQVQVSAGPGYFAYMQQKQKQA, from the coding sequence ATGAAATGGGACGACATCGGTGATCAACCTTGTTCGGTTGCTCGTATGCTATCAGTGATTGGCGATCGATGGACGATGCTAATATTACGTAATGCTTTTATGGGAATACGCCGTTTTGACGATTTTCAAAAGTCATTAGGTGTCACTCGTCATGTCCTTTCGGATCGCTTAAAGCGGTTGGTTGAATATGAAATTTTAGTCAAAGCCCCTTATTTTGATCGTCAAGAACGCTTTGAATATAAATTGACTGATAAAGGTTTTGAGCTTTATCCAATTATTTTATCTATGGCGAATTGGGCAGATAAATGGATGGATCAAGGTTTAGGCAAACCTTTAGAATATCGCCATAAAACGTGTGGTCATAAGTTTGAACCAGTCATGGTATGTTCGGTTTGCCGTGAACCTTTACATGCAAAACAAGTTCAGGTTTCAGCTGGGCCGGGCTACTTTGCATATATGCAGCAAAAACAGAAACAAGCTTAA
- the tusD gene encoding sulfurtransferase complex subunit TusD, with the protein MSTLLLITSAPTSIHAWHALGLAQALKSKNEDFRVFFYQDGVQVANDFQWVPDDQRNLTHEWQKLAIRLPVCVSAALARGITDAENASRHHLTHHNLAKDFELVGLGELADAVQTASRLIQF; encoded by the coding sequence ATGAGTACATTACTACTAATTACCTCTGCTCCTACTTCCATTCATGCTTGGCATGCGTTAGGACTTGCTCAGGCACTCAAAAGTAAAAATGAAGACTTCCGTGTATTCTTTTACCAAGATGGCGTGCAGGTTGCTAATGATTTTCAATGGGTTCCTGACGACCAGCGTAATTTAACGCATGAATGGCAAAAGCTTGCTATTCGTCTTCCTGTTTGTGTGAGTGCTGCCCTCGCTCGTGGTATTACAGATGCAGAAAATGCCAGTCGCCATCACCTTACTCATCACAACCTTGCCAAAGACTTTGAACTTGTCGGGTTAGGTGAACTTGCTGATGCAGTACAGACAGCATCTCGTCTTATTCAATTTTAA
- the tusE gene encoding TusE/DsrC/DsvC family sulfur relay protein — MNLELDQDGHLVDYTIWNPEVAQELAKSLDLELTDWHFEVLAAVRQFYQQFGHSPATRPLIKFLMKTVSPEINNAVLQQQFNTGLVARHLSRLAGIPKPANCL, encoded by the coding sequence ATGAATTTAGAATTAGATCAAGATGGTCATTTGGTTGATTACACAATCTGGAATCCCGAAGTTGCACAAGAACTTGCCAAATCGCTTGATCTTGAACTCACTGATTGGCATTTTGAAGTTTTAGCAGCTGTACGTCAGTTTTATCAACAATTTGGACATTCTCCAGCAACTCGCCCGCTGATTAAATTTTTAATGAAAACGGTCAGTCCAGAGATTAATAATGCTGTTTTACAGCAACAATTTAATACTGGTTTAGTGGCGCGTCATTTAAGTCGTTTAGCAGGAATCCCTAAACCAGCAAATTGTTTATAA